Genomic segment of Pochonia chlamydosporia 170 chromosome 1, whole genome shotgun sequence:
TTATGTGTTTTCACTACTTCCGGCCGCCAGTCGCCATGGAACCGCCCGAAGTGCCGTTGCCGGACCCCGAGCAAGATTCACGATGGTTCGGAGAAATATGGCTCAAATACCCACTGAGCAGAACACTCTGTCCCAGCGCTTCGGGAGATGTCTTCAAGGCAAGGGCTGAGTTCGCTCTAATCCTGAACGAATTGGCCAAATCTTTGTTTGCTGGCACACCCCCAACGGCGCAGTTGTCGGCTGTAGCTGTTGCCAACTTCTATTTCAGGTTTAAGGGCTGGTACGACAGCTTGCCGGCATCACTTTGCCCTCGAAGAGCTGTATTACCGGCCCACCTAAAGGTTCAGTAAGTGACATCTCTAATCTCCGAATGCGTGAAATCTTGACCTTCAAGGGACATTCCACAAATGCAATAACCACCGTACTCTGACAAGATCATTATTTAGTATGCACTACTTCCAGATCATTACCAGACTACTTCGAAGTCCAAGCATACTTGGTGAATCAGGCTCGGAACATCAAGTCGCCATGGCTAACCTTTTCGGTCAGCCGCCGCAGCAGATccttgccaatgccatggcaagtttggAAACTCTTTTGCGGGCTTACTACCTGCGACACGGATTCGAGTGGCTAGACACCTATCTGGTTTCTGTGCTCATGGAAATGTGCTTGAGTTCCATCGACAGCCTAGAAGACGATGCCGCTTCTAAAGACGTTTCTGCATTGCGCTCTAGTATCATTCTATTCGCCAAAGGCATCTATGAGCAAGGACAGaatttcttcttgggcaAGCTCGTCTTTCAGCTCGTACAGGCAAAGATGCGTCAGGAGGATTTGGAGATGCTCGGACAGGTTGCCAGACTGGAAACCTTGGAGGAGAGGCAGACTTTTGGTCTGAAGCAAGTTCAGATGGAGTGGCCGGTGGATATCACGAGCATGGCAGACGATCCCCGGAAGAAGAAATTAGGCGACATGATCAATCAGTTGGGAGGGACGTCACTTGAGTAGTCTCGCGAGAACAATATTCACACAGCCTCTTAGCGAGTTTTCCATTGATTTCAAGGTTGCATATGCGAAGGATGCATCAAATTGTATATGCCTGATCTAGGAGCACTTAACCTTGTGGCTGCAAGTGAGTCCTCCACCTGTAGGGCTGCGATGTGCagaaggtctggtctagAACTCTGGGAACAGACATCGCCTCAGCATAGCAACACCAGTTTATTCCATGTAGCCTGACATGATTTGCTTCAGCTAGCGTGCGATTTACTTTCCCCAAGACTCCTGACGAGTCAGTCGTGGGCTGCATTCATGATGTCGGAATGGGAGACGTGAACTCGAGCAGCCAATTGCCCAAAGGGTGCGTGTGCTACGCAAAGTATGATGGCCCAAATGGAATGAGCCATAAACAAAAGGTCTTGTAGGTCACGTACCAAGTAGCATCAACGGCTATTGCCTGGTGATTGTAGGCAGCCAAGAGATAAGGAAAGAAACAGCACGGTCCCGTTTCTCTGGCTCCCAGCCTGTGGCGGCAATGCATTTCCGGACAATTCCACGAagcatctggtctggtagcaAATGACTTGCAGCTCACAGGGAATCAATGAAAGAACGAAGAAGAATAATAGCATCATCAATTTGTGAATGAATACTGCAATGATTCTAATTACACCTGACGTGAGCCAGGCAAGAGTGTAAGTCCAACACATTGGCTTATGAGTGAAAGGATTCAATGATCACTACCGTGAACGAAGTGAGGCATCGCGATTCGTGAATCCAACACATGGCCACAACGTAATAAGAATCAAGTCTCAACGTTCAGCGCTGTTTCAGTTGCACTGGAAGCTCTCCTGCCAATCCATCAGATTTGATAGCAATGTTACTACGCCACCACGGCCTGTCATTTGTGAGAGGTTGAGGGGGTGGTTCTCGACTCTTCTGTGAAGCCTCATGGGAATCTCCGTCTCGTGGAGCATACctcctgagtcctgacaTGAATCAGGGTAGAAGCTCCCCCTGCACATGTGCCGCTCTGGCTAGCAAATCATGCTAGACGGTTGAAAACAGGCTAGGTTCCCGGGCATGACTAAGTTGTGAAAGGATCAAATGCCTATCAACAGCAAAAGGAACGACGGAGTATCTGCACCTGCGAATGTGAGGAGAAGCGCCATCAAATGTATCTCGGATTTCAGCACCCTTCACCCAAAAACCTCGGTATCCAAAGGGGGGAAGGCgcacattcatcaatgtcaatatCAGTCGCCTGTAGGTGTCACTGACTATCTGCTTAAGTAGGTACTTTATCTTGCAACCAGTCGACTTTTATGGACTTATGGTCCTCTGCGGTTCGGTCAAATGTTCCCTCTGGTTGAGATTTGGCATCACAGCATGTATGTATCTCTCATTCTACCTTTGCTGCCAATACTGAgctctctctccctctcccagAGGTTAGCTGTCcaagtcgtcatcatgacTTGGGTCTCTAATGCCACACCAGCTGTCGATGCCATATCGCAATGGAGATCAATCGTTGCAATCTGGGCCGTTCTCTCCATGATGTCCCTCATCATCGTTTCCCTCCGAATATGGGTCAGCTTCCGCGGCCACGGTCTCGGGGCTAACGACTACATGGCCATGCTCGCCGTCGTCTTCGGCCTCGTCTACTCGACTCTCGCCGTTGTGCAGACAGAGTACGGTCTCGGATAGCCGCTTAAGCTGCGCTCAACAGTGCCATCGGACGCCCTCGCCTTCAAACAGGCCAACTTCGCTGGTCGACCCATCTACCAACTCGGTGTCGGCTTCTTCAAGATTTCTCTGCTCCATAGCTACTTACGCCTGATCCAAGACACTGACCAACGTACCTACGAGATCACCGCATGGTTCACcattgtcgtcatcttcatcggcCATCTTGGCAGCTCGTTGGCCCTTGTATTTGCATGCAAGCCCGTTAGCTTTTCGTGGTCGCTCCCTGTTGAGGGCGACATGGAGCATCCAACATGCCTAAACGTCTCGAGCGCCGGTGTCGGTtactccatcatcaccatcgtcTCTGATATCTTAGTTGTTATGCTACCCATCCCGATCCTTGTCAAGCTTAACATTCCTACGAGGAAAAAGGTTGGTATTATTGGCCTCTTCTTGCTGGGACTTTTCACTACCATCTGCTCCATTATGCGGTACGTCCAGCTCGGACGCATCTCATATGGCGATGGCAATTCTACCATGCTGGTCCTCTGGGGCACCATCGAATTCAACGTTGGTGTATGCGATTCCTCCAAGCTGCACACGCATAACtatccaccagacccttttcTGACCTTTGTAGAACATGACAGCTTCTCTACCCTTCTTAGCACGAATATGCAAAAGGAGGCGCAAGGACCCCAACAACCCACATGTAAGTGGTAGGCGCTGTAGCAACGTTATTTGTACGTATGGCTCGCCAAGCGGCAGCGCAAGCATAAAGCCCGACGCAAACGAACTTGGAGGTATGAGCGGTATGGGCCTCGACAGAACTCCCTGCCGCTGGCAAGCCCATCCACCAGTCCAGGAGCAAGGAGAGCTTTCTACACAAGGACGGTAGCATCAGTATGATCGAGTTTGTTGATAGTTTGCGACAATGAACGCGAAGAGGATGACCGGCCCATCACCCAGTATTGGCTATAAAACGAAACAAAACAATGATCCTTTACATATAAACGGCGATTTCGCCCGTCACAAAGGTTAAATAATAGGAGACAGTTATATTCGGAGGCATTCCAGGTCATCCAAAAATGTTGAACATAGGTTAGCTGATACGATTTCGCGCCAAGAAATAATGTCGAACGACTGTGGTATAGGTATGGAGACAACAAAGTTAGAGTCCGCCACATACCAAACTGCGTAAAACAACTGATTTGCTCCACGAGCCATTATAGTTGGATCCTTGAGTTGGTTTGCTCAGGATCCGGGAAAGTTGCCGGTTTGAAGTGTTAAAGAACGCATCGTCTTGTAGGATGGCGAGACGAAGCGGGAAATTGTACGTGCCGAGTGCTACACTTGCGTGTTGTTGCATTTATTGTGTACAGAAATAGTCTGGTTAGTTTTCGGGTCCTGAAATAGAAGTACCGAAGTTCAGCTCCATGTTCACAAGGTTGATGACTGAACAATGGGAACACGGTCATGTACGCCCGTAGACAGTGAcggagggagggagggatGTTCATTTGGTGATAGCAGAGCGGGCGAACTACATATCTGACCTTTGTAACCCCAAGCCACCATGGCTGTTGGCCAACTGACAAGGACAACCACGGTTCAGCACAAATACATGGCGTAAGCACCAGAAAACGCAGAAGGTTTGCAGAATACATCCGCAGAGTGTTAGCAATAGTTCAGAGTGTTAGCAATAGTTCAGAGTGTTAGCAATAGTTTCTTTACACTTATATTGTAGTTTATTGAGAGCTAGATTTTAATTCAATGCAACTACGTCGTCATTCGCcatccacatcaacaagCCGCCAGGTAAGAAGATCTATATAAACTGGCTATTCCTCAGTCTATAATCTTGCCTGGTAGTTACCTTGCCGGCATTATCCAAGTACGCCTTACTTGTCGCTAAACAGCTTCACACTGCTTCGACTTCGACAAACCTCGTCTCAACTTGCAATTCACCACCTCTGACCCGAGCAGCCATGGTCTCAGTCCACGGAACGGCCGGCGACCTGAGGGTTACCTAcaagaagatgttgaaacGATTCTTCCTCGCCATGCAGGATTCTGGGCCTGACAGCTGCCATGTCTTGACGATCACAGCAACTGACGTCGCCAAACACACAGTCACTGCGGATTTTGTATCAGAGTGCTACACTGAACTCCGCAGTGCTGGCCACGTTCCAGAAGGCGTTGTGTTTCACGAACCTAGTAAAAATGGCGCGAAGATAGTTGTGATCATCCAATATAAGCAACAGGGTGCCCCCGGGCCGATCGAGGACAATTGGAATACTTGGGATATTGAACTCCGGGTCTTAGAATCTGGAGATGTGCGGTGAGTGACTCTTTTGTCTGCAACGTTATTGTCgaatgttgtctggttgatgagagGATTGCTAACAGGTGACTTTCCAGGGGGTTCTTTGCACGCCATCATTGGAATAATTCAGCAACTAGGCGTAGAGGATAATTAGCCAGGTCCTTCCAATATGCCTGCTACTGCACGGGAGCGGAGAATCGGTGAAAGATTGATTAGATTTGGTTTACATCTTGCTGGGTTGTATAGCATACTATTTGGTAGACCTAGTCCTCAGTAGAAGACAATATGATATTTTTAAACCGCAGATCTTGTACCAGATTGTGCTTCAGGGTGCCTAACCAGTTCAACGAGAGTACGGAACGTATAAAGGCGTAGATCCCGTAGAGTTCATTCAGAGGATGTTTGCGACCTGTCATGGAGAGCTTCAAACACCTGCTTTGTAGTTTATCAAGTGCTACATCCAAGTTCACCTTCAACTATATTATTTGTTATTATCCGCATAAACAATCCACTGGGTAGGATGCTCTATATAAACTGGCCGTTCCTCAGCCTATAATTTAGATTTTTCTGATCAACATTGTTAATCCAAGTCTTTCTTGTTGCAGATTACATTCACACTTTGTTGCCTCCCTTAAACTTCTTCACGACGCGCTGTTTTACACGTTCGTTTTCAAGTAAAACATGGGTCACCAAGGCACCTGGGAGCAATTGCGTTGCGCCCTTGTAACTCAATTGCACGTATTTTGCGACCGGCAGGAGAAATCGGAAGAAAATATGCCCTACTCCATTAGGATCATGGCAGATCAGAATGCCGTGGCCATTGTTTCCCTGGCATTTGTGGGAGAGTGTATCTGGGTTCTCCACGGTAATGAGCTCAGCTCAACGAGGAACCTGGTACTAGGAACACCTGGTTATTACGGCGACGAGATAAATATTACTCTTGACTACGCGATTGGGAGGCCGACACCAGTGGCAGCGTCGGCTTGGACGATTGATCTCTTGATCCAGGACTCTGGAGACGTGCTGTGAGTGACCATTTTGCGTGCAATGTTGTTGCCAAATGCTGCTGATGAGCGAGATGCTAATAGGAGACATTTTAGGTCATACGTGTACGATATTTATGGCAATCTCCATAGTAGTTGGGATAAACATCACGGCATACTTAAGATTGCATGAGTACCTAGGTTCTTCCACAATGTcaggctttgaagaagaactAAAAGGTGGAAAGAACACTATACGGGTCTAGTTCACGTCTTATTAGGTTTTACAGTACACAATTTAATAGACCTAGTCTGAGCAGAAGATAATATAATATTTTAAACCCCCTAGACTTGTCCCAGACTGTGCTGTAACCTCGTATTGCCCTTAAGAGTCCCAGTACAGTACAGCGCAAGTACATAGCATACATGCGTAGAACACATGGAACCCGTACAGTTCTTTCAGAGGATATTTGCAAACTGTTAGGGAAAAACTCTATACACTTGCTACGTAGTGTGTTAAGTGTTACATCCAAGTTCATTTTCCCTACACTGTGAGTTGCTATCTACATGAACAAGCCGCCAGGTAGAAAGCTCTATATAAACTGGCCGTTTCTCAGTTTACAAATGGATTTTCGCTATTAACCTTGTTAGTTTTAAGTCCTTCTTGTGCAAAGCACACTCACACcttgccatcttcctcaaacCTCGCCACATCGCGCCTTTTACCACATTCGACTCGAGCAAGCATGGAGGACCACGTCCTATTAGAGGATTCCCACACTGCTCTCTGGTTGCAACTGAAAACGATTTGCTATTGGCACAGTGATTCGGAACTGAAGGGGCCTTACGCCATAAGGATCCTAGCAGCAGACAAGACTGCCAAAGACGTTGTTTCCCTAGAATTCGTTGAAAAGGGTTGCCAGACGCTCAGGGATACTGGGCTTATACCAAAAGGCATGAATTTTGGAACACCCGTTGTTGACGGCGAGGAGATACAAATCCCCGTTGAGTACAACCCCACACAGCCGAAGTACGATCCACCGGTAGAGAAGGTTTGGAGGATTAATATATTCAtcaagaatgaagaagtaGTGTGAGTGATCATTGTGCATGCAATATCATTGCCAAATGCTGTTAAAGAGAGGGTTGCTAACAAGAGACTTTTCAGGTCATACGTACAGGATGAGAATTTACTTTACCTTAGTAAATGGACTAAAGACGGGAGCATCAAGACTCGCTTAACGAGTACCCCGGTTCTTCCGGAATGCGAGCTTCGGGAGGAACGGAGGATTCGTTGGAAGAATTATTCGGTCTCGGATTTCTCATCTGGCAAAGTTGTATAGCAAACTATGTAGAAAATTTATTATTGGTAGAGCATAGTATACTATTTTAAACCGCAAAACTTATCCCAGGTTATATCACAATACAATTTTGTGCTTGAATGGTGTCTATTACAGTTTAGCACAAGTGCCTAGCGTTTAAGGCGTAGAGACCGTTGAGTTCTTCCGAAGGATTGTTATGAACTGTACTTGCTACATAGTGCGTCAAGTGTTACATCCAGGTTCACTTTACGTACATTGGGAGTTGCTATCTGCATGAACAAGCCACCAGGTAAAAAGGTCTATATAAGGCAACGATTCCTCTGCAATCTGGATGTCCccatcaacattgccaaGTCGTTCTTGTTGCAAATCACATTTCACGCTTCGTTGCCTCACTCAAACATAGCCGCAGCTTGCGCTCCACCACCTCTAACTCAAACAAACATGTCCTCTTTAAAGACCAAAGTGACTGACGCCTTGTATAGTCTGTTGGTCGAGTTTATCGGAGCGATGATAGAGGAGGGGAAGCGTGAACGCCGCGAGTTACGGATCAAGATGGGCATGGACCTCGAAGACATCATCACTCCGGATTTTGTACGGAAGAGATATGAAAGCCTCGGGGAGCCTCGCCAACATAGTGGGCGCATAAAATGGGAGGGGGCTCGTTCCCAGGACTCTAGCCTGATAGTGATTACCATGGCCCACGTCTTATCGGACAATTCACAGCAGGTACCACATTGGGATGCTTCTATCTACACCAAGGAGGATGGAGACATAGGGTGAGTGACCATTTCGCTGGCAACGTCTTTTTAAAATGCTattgacgaggagcttgctAACAAGCTATTCTTAGGGCAAAAATGTCGAATTCCGAGGGCCTTTGTCCATATGTTTGGACTACAACCTTGGGCATGCAGTATCCATTGAACCCTGAATGGGAATAGGGTTTACATCTTGCTGGGCCGTGTGGCACACCACTCAAAAGATTTATTCTTGGTAGAAGATAATATGATGTTTTTAAACCGCAGAACTCGTCCCACACTGTGTTGTGACATAATGTTGTTTCTTAAGAGTGCCTAGTACGGTTCAGCGCAAGTACATGTCGTACGCCAAGAACGTGTAGAGTTCAGAGGGTAGCCGCGACCTGCCAGTGATAGCTTCTGTACATTGCTTTGTAGTTTATCAAGTGCTACATTTGAGTTCGCTTTACTGACATTGTCATTTGCCATCCGCATGAACAAGCTACCAGGTAAGAAACCGTCTATATAAACTGCCATCGTCCTCCGTCTACAGTCTCGAAGGGTAGTTTCGTCGCCACCATTGTCAAGACTCGCCTTGCTTACCAAAAACTACTTTTCATCTCTTCTTACCAACCGTCAAACATCACCTTCATACTGCGCCATTGCCGCAAACCACTTCTGCCTTCCTTTTAACCAGCTTTAGACTTCGCCCCATACCGCTCTATATTTGCCATGGGGGCTGCTATGGGGACCATACAGGACCAGGGGAGCACGTCTACTCGCTTAGGGTCGAAAAGCACCTGGATCCGCATTGGTTTGGGCTGAAAAAAACGTCAAATAAACACCATGGCCTTGCCTGTGCTACAGGATGGGATGAAGGAGGAGTTCGGGGAAGAGATTGAGGTCATAAGGGTGGACGTAAAGAGATCAAAGGCAGACGTGTTTTACAAGCGTAGCCAGCATTTCTGTGATTGCGGAAGGAGGTGGAAGGAGGAAGATCatttgttgctgcttctAGAGAAAAGCGACGTTGATGGCGAGGTGAAGTGAGTCATCGTTGCGAACCTTTACGTTGTTAATGTTGATGAGAGCTATGTTAACAGATGATATCTAGGTCGAGTGTGTGGAGTTGCAGTAAGAGGGGTGAACGCGCTCGCTTGGCCGAAAATAAACCACCTGAGTGAAAGATGTCGATATCAAAATGGCGCCCGGGCCTTACGAGAAGGTCGGGGATACGGAAAGTTGGTTAAAGGACTTGGGGGATCGGATCTCATATCTCTAGAGTAATGTAGTCTGCCACTCAATATAGTCTATTCTTTGCTGCAAGATGATTATGATATTGTGAAAGCAAAGTACTGTGCCCAGATTGTGTTGTGACGAATTTTGTGCTTCGAGAGTGCGTGAACCTCAGCATAGGACCAGTTAATGTTGTCTTATTCAGGCTCTGATAGGGAGACACGGATCTAAGCCGTCGAATGCGAAACGGCAGGTCTTGAGGTGTTCTATGGGTTATAGAACAAGTTCTCTGTCTGTAAATCATATCTGCGTGAAGAAGTACGGTACCTTGTGGCGCCTGGTGTGTAAAATACGCCGTGTTCCAAACCCGTTCCTTTTTGCATGAAGATCGGATGTCGATCCGGTGTATCCACTTTTCGCGGTACAACACGCCTTGTGTCAACGCCAAGGCGTTTACCTGCCATCGATCCAGAATGTAATGGTTAAAATTGTTGCCatggaaaaggaaagagtCTGATAGATATCTTGGAGTCGATGCACCAACCTAGTTCTGTCAGTGAAAAAAGACTTGCTCTCACGACTCCATCCTTAAATAAGTTGGCTCCTCAACTCAGTAGTCGAGTTTGTATCTCACcctcaaaccaccaacattctCAAacatctcatcgccaacattCTCACAtatctcatcaccaaaatgggcagcaccagcctcGCCAAAAACCTGCTCCAAGCAGCACACATATCCCCAGAGATCTACAAACTACGCCCCGACTACCGCGCCCTCCTAATGGTGGTCGAAGGCATCCCCCCCGGCCCCAGCGACAACACCAGCGAAACCCTCTTACAAGACGCCGAAGCATCGGTCAAAGACATACTGTCCAAATACCCCGTCACCGAAGTCCCACACATCGCCGCATGGCGAGACGCATACAAAGCCTTTGGGGCGAAACCACAGAAAACACGCAACAGTCTAGAGGCGTTGACTCGTCGCGCAGCAGGTGGTTTACCCCGTGTGAATCGCCTGACGGACATCTACAACGCCATCTCGGTCAAGCACCAGGTTCCGCTGGGCGGCGAAGACCTCGACAAGTATGATGGGGCGCCGTTTCTGACACGTGCTACTGGGTCCGAAGAGTTTCGTACATTTTCCGGGGGTGAGGCACAGGTTGAGTGTGCGGCGGCTGGGGAACCTATTTGGTGTGATGATACGGGAATTACTTGTCGGCGGTGGAATTGGCGGCAGGGTCCGCGGACGGCGTTGACGGATGAGACTACGCGGGTGTTGTTTATTCTGGATGCTTTAGAGCCGCTTTCGGATGAGTCTTTGGGTCGGGCTGCTGAGGAACTTGGGTCTGCGTTGAAGAGGCTGTCTCCTGATGTGCAGGTTACTCAGAGAGTGTTGAGGGCGTCGGATGCCAGGAACGGGGAGTCATGATGTGTAGGTTGGTGAATGAGAGTGAGAGAAGCGAGGACTGTAAATGTCACAGCATGCGTGGTGTCGGGATAGAGACTAAATACAAGGTCATTTCAATGAACTATTCAGCGTTGATTCACGGCTGTCAACGAttcaattgatgtcaagtctaGTCGTCTTGTGGAGGAAGTCAAGTTTAGGCTGCAGGCGCTAAAATCGGCAGGCTGCACCATGCATGACTGCACAGGCAGGTACAAATACCAACCGTCGCCAGTCCCACCAAGCCACGTGCCATGAAACTCAAAGGCAACATCTCACGTCGACATCGTCTCGAAGTTGCAACTTGAACTCACACATCACAATGACTTCTAAACGGGTTCTTAAATTCCCCGTAAATGACAATGAGTCGTCTTTCGTCCTCGTTCAAGTTTCGCCAAAGGGCTCAAAACCACTCGACCTAAAGCTAGTAGGAACAGAAGGGGAAGCTCCCTACGTCTGCTCATGTGAGTCGTGAATTTCCTCCCCTTCACCATTCTCTTACTCCCACGTCAATCGAACATTCAAACTAACCCATTCAGTGAGACATGACCGTGTCGCATCCCTCCGCGTCAAAAACTGTTCCGTCTCCGAGGAAGAATGGCAAACTATCCTCCAATCCATCTTCGATCAGCAACCCCTCCCCGATATTCAAGCTTCAGCAAGCGTACAAAGCGAATCGTCAATATCACTTACTATCCGAAAACAAGTCCAGGGAATAACTGTATGTTTCCCCATCCACCACCGTCATCTCACCTAACACTCCTAGCAACGCCTCGGCGCCATTACCCTAAACCATGACGCAGACGAAGCCATCGAGTTGTTTGACTGGTGC
This window contains:
- a CDS encoding B3/4 domain-containing protein (similar to Metarhizium robertsii ARSEF 23 XP_007825066.1), translated to MGSTSLAKNLLQAAHISPEIYKLRPDYRALLMVVEGIPPGPSDNTSETLLQDAEASVKDILSKYPVTEVPHIAAWRDAYKAFGAKPQKTRNSLEALTRRAAGGLPRVNRLTDIYNAISVKHQVPLGGEDLDKYDGAPFLTRATGSEEFRTFSGGEAQVECAAAGEPIWCDDTGITCRRWNWRQGPRTALTDETTRVLFILDALEPLSDESLGRAAEELGSALKRLSPDVQVTQRVLRASDARNGES